Below is a genomic region from Irregularibacter muris.
AGTTTTGAAGAAGGAATAGATAGAACCATTAGCTGGTATATGAAAAATAAAAATATCTTCCTAGGGCCCTAGGAAGATATTTTTATTGTGGAGCAAAATCTTAATAACTTTCTGCTATTTCAATATCTTCTATAGAAACTAATTCTCCTTCAGAAGCTGCTACCACTACAGAGGCAGAGGCATCCCCGACAATATTGACCGTGGTTCTAGCCATATCCAGAATTCTGTCAATACCTGCTAGAAGAGCGATCCCCTCTAAGGGAAGATTTACCGATTGAAGAACCATAGTGAGCATAACCAGTCCAGCACCAGGAACTCCTGCTGTGCCAATAGAAGCCAAAGTGGCTGTCAGTACAATAGTCAATTGTTGGGCTAAGGAAAGATCTAAGCCATAGACCTGGGCTACAAACAAAGCACATATCCCTTGGTAAAGAGCCGTACCATCCATATTAATGGTAGCCCCTAGGGGAAGGACAAAACTAGATATACTTTCGGATACCCCAAGGTTTTCTTGTACATTTCGCAGGGTTACCGGTAAAGTACCGGCACTACTACTGGTACTAAAGGCTACGGTAGCTGCTTGGGAAATACCCTTAAAGAACCTTAAGGGACTCATCTTAGCAAAAAGCTTTACTGCAGAGGAATATACTACCGCCGAGTGAATAATAGCCCCTATATAGACGGCTGCAATTACCTTAATAAGAGGAAGAAGGACTGAAGGCCCATTGGTTGCCACTACAGGTACAATTAAAGCAAATACACCATAGGGAGCTAAGGTCATAATAAACCCAGTAATCTTATACATTACTTCTGCCAAGGAGTCAAAAAAATTGTACAAGGGTTTGCCCTTTTCCCCTAGGACCGCAATAGCTATCCCAATAGATAATGCAAAGACAATAATTTGCAGCATATCTCCGTTGACTAGTGCTGCAATGGGGTTAGTAGGCACCATATTCAGTAAAGTTTCAGTCAAAGAAGGAGCTTCTACCGCTTCCACAGAGGCGTCTATGGGTATAGTTAGTCCAGCACCGGGAGTAAATAAATTTCCTAATATAAGTCCGATGATTACAGCTACACAGGTGGTGGCTAAATAATAAAGCATGGTTTTTCCGCCAATTCTTCCCAATTTTTTGGGATCACCAATACTGGCCGCTCCTACAACAAGAGAAGAAAGCACTAAGGGAACAATAATCATTTTAATAAGGTTTAAAAATAGTGTCCCAAAGGGGTGGATATAATCGGTAGCAATATGGGGTGATCCAGTTAGGAATAATCCTAAAATAATACCGGCTATTAAACCGAGCAATATTTTCGTTGTCAGTTTCAAATAAAATCCCTCCTTTAATTGAAATATAATTCAATTTATACCCGCCTATTAACAAAAAAATTACATATTTTATCTATTTAATCATATTTTTTTGTAAAAAACAACCTAAAAGTTTTGCTCTTAAACAATATTTCTAAAGATCATTACTGATATTTCTAATAATGTCATAATTGGAATCTTTACTTTCCACAAAGGCTTCAACAGGGGTCTTTATATTATCCTCATTATGGAAATTTACTAAGGTGTTTTTTAGACTTTCCCATAAATCTTTGGGCATATTTTCCCGAGCAGCGATAACATCCTTTGGTATGGGATCTGTTTTTATAATGATTTCCAATTGATCCATAGGTAACCCTTGTTTAACAGCCAGATCAAAGGCTTCACTATAGGTTGCACCGGCCTCTACCTCTCCTGAAAGCACAGCTTGAATGACCTTATCATGGCTTCCTAAGAAAATAGTTTTTGATAAATCCTCATCAAAAAGATTGTTCTCTGCCATGATGTTTTTGGCAAAAAGATAGCCTGATGCACTATTTTTATCTACGTATCCAAAGGCCTTACCCTTTAAATCATTTACCCTATGAATGCCACTATTTTTCCTGGCTATGATATATCCCAGGTAAGAATCTTTACCATTTACTACAGGGGTAACCAATGGGATAATATTGCTTTTTTCCTTTGCTTTTACATAGGCAAAGGGGGAGAACCATCCTATATCAATCTTGCTATCCCTTATCCAATTATTTAATGTCTCATAATCTTTGACAATAATGGTACGGGCTCGACAGCCAATTTCTTGACAGGTTTTGGATAGAATAGGTGCATACATGTTTTTTATGTTTTCTGGTGAAGTAAAGGGGTTAACCCCAATAATAATTTCGTTATTCTCTTTTACTTTGACGATATTTTCTTGGAATTTCTCAGAAACAACTTCTAGTTTATTGCCATAATCAATGATTTCCTTATTTTTGCTTTGCTGCATTTCTACAATTTTTAAAAGTTCAAATAACATATTATGGGTTTCTTCAACGGCAGCTGCTGTTGAACGGGATTCCCCATTGATCTCTTTAGCGGAAATAAGCTGCCTACCAGAGATCTTTTTCACATCATTAAAGGAATTTTTTATATTATTAATAATTTGTTCGATATCCGAAACCACAGCTGAAGATTCCTTAGCGATCGCCTCTGTTTGATGGACTTCTCTAATCATTTTCTCGATAGATCCATGGGTTGTATTGATATCTTTATGAATCTGATTAACCACATTTTCAATTTTTTCAGTAGCCATATTGGTTTCTCCAGAGAGCTTTTTAATTTCCTGTGCTACGACAGAAAAGCCTCTTCCGGCATCACCGGCTCGGGCTGCTTCAATAGATGCATTAAGGGATAACAAATTAATCTGATTGGATATTTCTTGTATATACTCAATAATTTTGTTTATCTCCTGGGAAGATCTATATAGACTTTGGTGACTTGAGGAAGTTTCTTCTATAGATTGTGTAAGGTCCAACATAGATTCTTGAATACTCCCTAAAGTGTTTTTATTTTCTCCCAGCATAGTATAAGATTTATTGGATTCTGCTTCTGCATCCAAAATAATGTTATTTAAATCATCAGAATGGACAACAAACTCTTCCATAGTGGCGGTTATTTCCTCTGCACTGGCAGCATTTTGTTCGCCATATTCTTGAATTTTATAGAAAAACTTTGCAAGGTTTTCAAATGCTTTTATATTATTAATAGATAGCCATAATAATTGTTGAATATCAAAATTCATGGATTCAGATAGATCGAAAAGTTTGCCGATAACTTTTCGATTGGTTACGGAAGATTTATCTTTTTCTGGGTCGGGCTTGTCCAAAGTTGTTCCCAGATCCATGAAACCATCTAACTTTAAAATGATGAAGGTAATGAAGAAGGTTCCTATTATAGAGAGTAGTAAATATACCCATCCAAAAGGAATAAAAAAATAAAGACCCATTTGCAAAAGCAAAACCCCAA
It encodes:
- a CDS encoding dicarboxylate/amino acid:cation symporter, with the translated sequence MKLTTKILLGLIAGIILGLFLTGSPHIATDYIHPFGTLFLNLIKMIIVPLVLSSLVVGAASIGDPKKLGRIGGKTMLYYLATTCVAVIIGLILGNLFTPGAGLTIPIDASVEAVEAPSLTETLLNMVPTNPIAALVNGDMLQIIVFALSIGIAIAVLGEKGKPLYNFFDSLAEVMYKITGFIMTLAPYGVFALIVPVVATNGPSVLLPLIKVIAAVYIGAIIHSAVVYSSAVKLFAKMSPLRFFKGISQAATVAFSTSSSAGTLPVTLRNVQENLGVSESISSFVLPLGATINMDGTALYQGICALFVAQVYGLDLSLAQQLTIVLTATLASIGTAGVPGAGLVMLTMVLQSVNLPLEGIALLAGIDRILDMARTTVNIVGDASASVVVAASEGELVSIEDIEIAESY
- the phnD gene encoding phosphate/phosphite/phosphonate ABC transporter substrate-binding protein, coding for MNSLMSKVIFCIGVLLLQMGLYFFIPFGWVYLLLSIIGTFFITFIILKLDGFMDLGTTLDKPDPEKDKSSVTNRKVIGKLFDLSESMNFDIQQLLWLSINNIKAFENLAKFFYKIQEYGEQNAASAEEITATMEEFVVHSDDLNNIILDAEAESNKSYTMLGENKNTLGSIQESMLDLTQSIEETSSSHQSLYRSSQEINKIIEYIQEISNQINLLSLNASIEAARAGDAGRGFSVVAQEIKKLSGETNMATEKIENVVNQIHKDINTTHGSIEKMIREVHQTEAIAKESSAVVSDIEQIINNIKNSFNDVKKISGRQLISAKEINGESRSTAAAVEETHNMLFELLKIVEMQQSKNKEIIDYGNKLEVVSEKFQENIVKVKENNEIIIGVNPFTSPENIKNMYAPILSKTCQEIGCRARTIIVKDYETLNNWIRDSKIDIGWFSPFAYVKAKEKSNIIPLVTPVVNGKDSYLGYIIARKNSGIHRVNDLKGKAFGYVDKNSASGYLFAKNIMAENNLFDEDLSKTIFLGSHDKVIQAVLSGEVEAGATYSEAFDLAVKQGLPMDQLEIIIKTDPIPKDVIAARENMPKDLWESLKNTLVNFHNEDNIKTPVEAFVESKDSNYDIIRNISNDL